The following are from one region of the Gammaproteobacteria bacterium genome:
- a CDS encoding fatty acid desaturase, translating into MSGYFLLPWWGHVLAALALTHVTIASVTIFLHRHQAHRALELHPAVSHFFRCWLWLTTGMVTREWVSVHRKHHDKVESLADPHSPRIHGIHKVLWGGTWLYRAEAAKPETLRDYGQGTPDDWLENKLYARHPCLGILLMLTVNLLLFGAAGVPIWAVQMIWIPFFAAGVINGLAHWWGYRNFECPDGSTNLTPLGLLIGGEEMHNNHHAFTGSAKFSVKPWEFDIGWLYIRVLQALGLARVNKLFPQRPVRDHSKKIADLDTLAAVLGNRHHVMAAYLREVVSRVCRQEIRRQADRPTRSFLRRYRKLLVRDKLLLGPAAEERLQEMLRSNKTVSTVYQYKQRLQSLWQQKTATRKERHARLRQLSDWCRQAEETRIQALADFAAKLRGYTCQTA; encoded by the coding sequence ATGAGCGGATACTTCTTGTTGCCTTGGTGGGGCCATGTGCTGGCCGCGTTGGCCCTGACGCATGTCACCATTGCCTCCGTCACCATCTTTCTGCATCGGCACCAAGCCCACCGGGCGCTGGAGTTGCACCCGGCCGTGAGCCACTTCTTCCGTTGCTGGCTTTGGCTGACCACCGGCATGGTGACCCGGGAGTGGGTATCCGTGCATCGCAAGCACCACGACAAGGTGGAAAGCCTGGCGGATCCGCACAGCCCGCGCATCCACGGCATCCACAAAGTGCTTTGGGGCGGGACCTGGCTGTACCGCGCGGAGGCCGCCAAGCCGGAGACCCTGCGCGATTACGGCCAGGGCACGCCCGACGACTGGCTGGAAAACAAATTGTATGCGCGCCATCCTTGCCTCGGCATCCTGCTCATGCTGACCGTCAATCTGCTCCTGTTCGGGGCCGCGGGCGTCCCGATCTGGGCCGTGCAAATGATTTGGATCCCGTTCTTTGCGGCGGGCGTGATCAACGGCCTGGCGCATTGGTGGGGCTACCGCAACTTCGAGTGCCCGGACGGCTCCACGAACCTGACGCCGCTGGGACTGCTGATCGGCGGCGAGGAGATGCACAACAACCATCACGCCTTTACCGGTTCCGCCAAGTTTTCCGTCAAGCCATGGGAATTCGATATCGGCTGGCTCTATATCCGCGTCTTGCAGGCGCTGGGGCTGGCCCGAGTCAACAAGCTCTTCCCGCAACGGCCCGTCCGCGATCACAGCAAAAAGATCGCCGACCTGGATACGCTGGCGGCCGTGCTGGGCAACAGGCACCACGTTATGGCGGCGTATCTGCGGGAAGTGGTGTCCCGGGTTTGTCGTCAGGAGATCCGACGGCAGGCCGACCGGCCGACTCGCTCGTTCCTGCGGCGGTATCGCAAGTTGCTGGTCCGCGACAAATTGCTCCTGGGCCCGGCCGCCGAAGAACGCCTGCAGGAGATGTTGCGGAGCAACAAAACGGTGAGTACGGTGTATCAGTACAAGCAGCGGCTACAGTCGCTCTGGCAACAGAAGACAGCGACCCGCAAGGAACGGCATGCGCGCCTGCGGCAGTTGAGCGATTGGTGCCGGCAGGCGGAGGAGACCAGGATCCAGGCCCTGGCGGACTTCGCCGCCAAACTTCGCGGCTACACCTGCCAGACCGCCTGA
- a CDS encoding ATP-binding cassette domain-containing protein, with protein sequence MEEGSLVNVERVSRYYGPLAAVQGVSFDLQRRQVLGLLGPNGAGKTSLMKMIAGVLAMNEGAIRVAGHDLLEEPLRARGSLGFLPEQPPLYEDLTVDEYLRYWARLRGLTRRQARAAAKRARYACGLEDNGRQLLGKLSRGYRQRVGIAQAIVHEPPVVILDEPTSGLDPLQINEIRRLIRNIAERCGVILSTHILAEAQGICDRVLILNRGRVVLDRQLSQLARDAGQRGFRVALRRPPSLETLREKADELQEARVEIESIDERRYRIRHAPGEDIREAFAGMAATQGWGLLELIPEEDRLEETFLRVTRDIPEALPEAVEEVPPPADAPAAAPADAPADAPAEERQAAPPLDSRPDAPSS encoded by the coding sequence ATGGAGGAAGGTTCCCTGGTCAATGTAGAACGGGTGTCCCGCTATTATGGGCCGCTGGCCGCCGTTCAGGGCGTGAGTTTCGACCTGCAACGGAGGCAGGTGCTGGGGTTGCTGGGGCCCAACGGCGCCGGCAAGACTTCCCTCATGAAAATGATTGCCGGCGTATTGGCCATGAACGAAGGCGCCATCCGCGTCGCCGGCCACGACCTGCTTGAAGAGCCCCTGCGGGCCCGCGGCAGCCTCGGCTTCCTGCCGGAGCAGCCGCCCCTCTACGAAGACCTGACCGTGGACGAATACCTCAGGTATTGGGCTCGTCTGCGCGGCTTGACCCGGCGGCAGGCGCGCGCCGCCGCGAAACGGGCCCGCTACGCCTGCGGTCTGGAAGACAACGGGCGACAGTTGCTCGGCAAGCTTTCCAGAGGATACCGGCAGCGAGTCGGGATCGCCCAGGCGATTGTGCACGAACCGCCGGTGGTTATCCTGGACGAACCTACATCCGGTCTGGATCCCCTGCAAATCAACGAGATCCGCCGCCTGATCCGCAACATCGCCGAGCGCTGCGGCGTTATCTTGTCCACGCATATCCTGGCGGAGGCGCAGGGCATCTGCGACCGGGTGCTGATCCTGAATCGCGGCCGGGTCGTTCTGGACCGGCAACTGTCCCAGCTCGCCCGGGACGCCGGGCAACGCGGCTTTCGCGTCGCCCTGCGACGGCCGCCGTCCCTGGAAACCCTGCGGGAAAAAGCGGACGAATTGCAGGAGGCGCGGGTGGAGATAGAGTCCATAGACGAACGGCGCTACCGCATCCGCCATGCCCCTGGGGAAGACATCCGCGAAGCCTTTGCCGGCATGGCGGCGACGCAGGGGTGGGGGCTGCTGGAACTGATCCCCGAGGAAGATCGCCTGGAGGAGACCTTCCTGCGGGTGACCCGGGATATCCCGGAGGCCCTGCCGGAGGCCGTCGAGGAAGTGCCGCCGCCGGCGGACGCCCCGGCAGCCGCCCCGGCGGATGCCCCGGCGGACGCCCCGGCGGAAGAGCGACAGGCTGCCCCGCCGCTGGACTCCCGGCCGGACGCCCCGTCCTCCTGA